The Streptomyces sp. NBC_01275 genome has a segment encoding these proteins:
- a CDS encoding ABC transporter substrate-binding protein: MPNTKRRRLLVRGAATAVAVTLGATALAACGSSDDDGDAASGPVSLTYWTWTPGMDKVVDLWNKGPGKKDQITVTVKKQASGDTLVTKILTAHKAGKAPDLVQAEYQALPTLVSNDALADIAKNVGNAKDKFAEGVWQQTTLGTDAVYAVPQDIGPMMFYYRADLFKKYGLTVPGTWEQFAETARALKKKAPDTDLTTFSANDSGLFAGLAQQAGAKWWTTSGDKWKVGIDDAATKKVADFWGGLVKEGAVDNQPMYTPAWNKALNTGKQIAWVSAVWAPGTLTTAAPDTKGKWAMAPLPQWSNSENVTGSWGGSSTAVTTDSKHKEAAAKFAAWLNTDGDALNALAKESGIYPASTSAQLSGAFTTPPDYFSTQADFYTTAAEIAKTTAPSAWGPNVNVAYTTFKDAFGAAAKDKSDFTVALEKMQSDTVADLKKQGFGVSE, encoded by the coding sequence ATGCCCAACACGAAGCGCCGACGGCTCCTTGTCAGAGGCGCGGCCACGGCCGTCGCCGTGACACTCGGCGCCACCGCCCTCGCCGCCTGCGGCTCGTCCGACGACGACGGCGACGCCGCGTCCGGCCCGGTCTCGCTCACGTACTGGACGTGGACGCCCGGCATGGACAAGGTCGTGGACCTGTGGAACAAGGGTCCGGGCAAGAAGGACCAGATCACCGTCACGGTGAAGAAGCAGGCGTCCGGCGACACCCTGGTCACCAAGATCCTCACCGCGCACAAGGCGGGCAAGGCGCCGGACCTGGTCCAGGCCGAGTACCAGGCGCTGCCGACGCTGGTCAGCAATGACGCGCTGGCGGACATAGCCAAGAACGTCGGGAACGCGAAGGACAAGTTCGCCGAGGGCGTCTGGCAGCAGACGACGCTGGGCACGGACGCCGTCTACGCCGTGCCGCAGGACATCGGCCCGATGATGTTCTACTACCGCGCGGACCTCTTCAAGAAGTACGGCCTGACGGTCCCGGGGACCTGGGAGCAGTTCGCGGAGACCGCCCGTGCGCTGAAGAAGAAGGCCCCGGACACGGACCTCACCACCTTCTCCGCCAACGACTCCGGTCTCTTCGCGGGCCTGGCCCAGCAGGCCGGCGCCAAGTGGTGGACCACCTCCGGCGACAAGTGGAAGGTCGGGATCGACGACGCGGCCACCAAGAAGGTCGCCGACTTCTGGGGCGGCCTCGTCAAGGAGGGCGCCGTCGACAACCAGCCGATGTACACCCCGGCCTGGAACAAGGCGCTCAACACAGGCAAGCAGATCGCCTGGGTCTCCGCCGTGTGGGCCCCGGGCACCCTGACCACCGCCGCGCCCGACACCAAGGGCAAGTGGGCCATGGCCCCGCTCCCCCAGTGGTCCAACAGCGAGAACGTGACCGGCAGCTGGGGCGGCTCCTCCACGGCCGTGACGACGGACTCGAAGCACAAGGAGGCCGCCGCGAAGTTCGCCGCCTGGCTGAACACCGACGGCGACGCCCTCAACGCGCTGGCCAAGGAGAGCGGCATCTACCCGGCCTCCACCTCCGCCCAGCTCAGCGGCGCCTTCACCACCCCGCCGGACTACTTCTCCACCCAGGCGGACTTCTACACCACGGCCGCCGAGATCGCGAAGACCACGGCGCCGTCGGCCTGGGGCCCGAACGTGAACGTCGCCTACACGACCTTCAAGGACGCGTTCGGCGCCGCCGCCAAGGACAAGTCGGACTTCACCGTCGCCCTGGAGAAGATGCAGTCCGACACGGTCGCGGACCTCAAGAAGCAGGGCTTCGGAGTCTCCGAGTGA
- a CDS encoding carbohydrate ABC transporter permease yields MTTARRKSYGVKGAPYAFLVPATILFALFFALPIGYAVWLSFHKVHVSGLGLGAGARKEVWAGVENYTDALTDSELLDGALRVLGYGCIVVPVMLGLALLFALMLDTEKVRLAPFTRLAIFLPYAIPGVVAALLWGFLYLPSVSPFYFVLDKLGMPQPDLLDGGPLYLALSNIAVWGGTGFNMIVIYTALQAIPAEVYEAAKLDGATPLQVALRIKIPMVAPSLVLTFFFSIIATLQVFNEPTTLKPLTNSVSTTWSPLMKVYRDAFGTGDIYQAAAEAVIIACATLVLSFGFLRAANRRNKQDASQGAAG; encoded by the coding sequence GTGACCACCGCACGCCGGAAGTCGTACGGGGTCAAGGGGGCCCCGTACGCTTTCCTTGTCCCCGCGACGATCCTCTTCGCCCTGTTCTTCGCGCTGCCCATCGGGTACGCGGTGTGGCTCAGCTTCCACAAGGTGCACGTCTCCGGCCTCGGCCTCGGGGCGGGCGCTCGGAAAGAGGTCTGGGCCGGCGTCGAGAACTACACCGACGCCCTCACCGACAGCGAACTGCTCGACGGCGCGCTGCGCGTCCTCGGGTACGGCTGCATCGTCGTCCCCGTGATGCTGGGCCTGGCGCTGCTGTTCGCACTGATGCTGGACACCGAGAAGGTACGACTCGCCCCGTTCACCCGGCTCGCGATCTTCCTGCCGTACGCCATTCCCGGCGTCGTGGCGGCGCTGCTGTGGGGCTTCCTGTACCTGCCGTCGGTCAGCCCCTTCTACTTCGTGCTCGACAAGCTCGGGATGCCGCAGCCGGACCTGCTGGACGGCGGCCCGCTGTACCTCGCCCTGTCGAACATCGCGGTCTGGGGCGGCACCGGCTTCAACATGATCGTCATCTACACCGCGCTGCAGGCCATCCCGGCCGAGGTGTACGAGGCGGCCAAGCTGGACGGCGCGACCCCGTTGCAGGTCGCGCTGCGGATCAAGATCCCGATGGTGGCGCCCTCGCTGGTGCTGACCTTCTTCTTCTCGATCATCGCGACGCTCCAGGTGTTCAACGAGCCGACCACCCTCAAGCCGCTCACCAACTCCGTGTCCACGACGTGGAGTCCGCTGATGAAGGTCTACCGGGACGCGTTCGGCACGGGCGACATCTACCAGGCGGCCGCCGAGGCCGTGATCATCGCGTGCGCCACGCTGGTGCTGTCCTTCGGGTTCCTGCGCGCGGCCAACCGGCGGAACAAGCAGGACGCCAGTCAAGGAGCAGCGGGATGA
- a CDS encoding carbohydrate ABC transporter permease, giving the protein MSSLAVQKAASAAGATGTAQSRPPLRSRISLVPTVTLLLGALYCLLPVAWVVIASTKSGSELFSTFTFLPGTGFADNLKDLNAYRDGVYWKWMGNSALYAGLGALLSTCVSAFSGYALAMYRFRGRETLFNVLLAGVLMPPIILAIPQYLLMAKADLTDSYWSVLLPQILSPYGVYLARIYAAAAVPGDVVEAGRMDGASEWRIFTRIALPMMVPGLVTVFLFQFVAVWNNFLLPYIMLSDDERFPITLGLFTLLEQGANTPALYTLVITGAFLAVIPLVALFLVVQRFWSLDLLSGAVKS; this is encoded by the coding sequence ATGAGTTCTCTTGCCGTACAGAAGGCCGCTTCGGCGGCAGGCGCCACAGGGACCGCCCAGAGCCGCCCGCCGCTGCGCAGCCGGATCTCGCTGGTCCCGACGGTCACGCTGCTGCTGGGCGCGCTGTACTGCCTGCTGCCGGTGGCGTGGGTGGTGATCGCGTCCACCAAGTCCGGCAGTGAGCTGTTCTCCACCTTCACCTTCCTGCCGGGCACGGGCTTCGCCGACAACCTCAAGGACCTCAACGCCTACCGCGACGGCGTCTACTGGAAGTGGATGGGCAACTCCGCCCTGTACGCCGGTCTCGGCGCGCTGCTGTCGACGTGCGTGTCGGCGTTCAGCGGGTACGCGCTGGCGATGTACCGCTTCCGCGGCCGCGAGACCCTGTTCAACGTCCTGCTCGCGGGCGTGCTGATGCCGCCGATCATCCTCGCCATCCCCCAGTACCTGCTGATGGCGAAGGCCGACCTCACGGACTCCTACTGGTCGGTGCTGCTGCCGCAGATCCTCTCCCCCTACGGCGTCTACCTCGCGCGCATCTACGCGGCCGCGGCCGTGCCCGGCGACGTGGTGGAGGCGGGCCGGATGGACGGGGCGAGCGAGTGGCGGATCTTCACCCGGATCGCGCTGCCGATGATGGTGCCGGGACTGGTGACGGTGTTCCTGTTCCAGTTCGTGGCGGTGTGGAACAACTTCCTGCTGCCGTACATCATGCTCAGCGACGACGAGCGGTTCCCGATCACGCTCGGGCTGTTCACGCTCCTCGAGCAGGGGGCCAACACTCCGGCGCTGTACACGCTGGTGATCACCGGCGCGTTCCTCGCGGTGATCCCGCTGGTGGCGCTGTTCCTGGTCGTCCAGCGGTTCTGGAGCCTGGATCTGCTGTCCGGAGCCGTAAAGTCATGA
- a CDS encoding LacI family DNA-binding transcriptional regulator, which produces MTMNNGAGGRRKPPTIHDVAREAGVSRGTVSRVLNGGHYVSPSAAEAVNAAIRRTGYVVNRHARSLITGRSDSVGFLLTEPQERFFEDPNFNVLLRGCTQALAKHDIPLLLMLAGTEDERRRITRYITAGHVDGVLLVSSHSGDPIATELREAGVPLVACGKPIGIGSKVSYVAADDRDGARDMVRHLLAQGRRRIGVVTGPLDTPGGVERLAGYKEVLAEAGVEHDERLVVSGDYSRASGEAGAELLLAQAPDLDAVFVASDLMAQGVLTALQRAGRRVPQDVAVGGFDDSPAATAASPSLTTIRQPWDRISNEMVRVLLAQIGGEDPAAVILPTELVKREST; this is translated from the coding sequence ATGACCATGAACAATGGTGCGGGGGGCAGGCGCAAACCGCCGACCATCCACGACGTGGCCCGCGAGGCGGGAGTCTCCCGAGGCACCGTCTCACGTGTGCTCAACGGCGGCCACTATGTGAGCCCATCGGCGGCGGAGGCGGTCAACGCCGCGATCCGCAGGACGGGTTACGTCGTGAACCGGCACGCCCGCTCGCTGATCACCGGCCGCTCGGACTCCGTCGGCTTCCTGCTGACGGAGCCCCAGGAGCGGTTCTTCGAGGACCCCAACTTCAATGTCCTGCTGCGGGGTTGCACCCAGGCGCTGGCCAAGCACGACATCCCGCTGCTGCTGATGCTGGCCGGCACCGAGGACGAGCGGCGGCGCATCACGCGGTACATCACCGCGGGGCACGTCGACGGGGTGCTGCTGGTCTCCAGCCACTCCGGGGACCCGATCGCCACGGAGCTGCGCGAGGCGGGCGTGCCGCTGGTGGCGTGCGGCAAGCCGATCGGGATCGGGTCCAAGGTCAGCTATGTGGCCGCCGACGACCGGGACGGCGCCCGGGACATGGTGCGCCATCTGCTGGCGCAGGGCCGCCGCCGGATCGGCGTGGTCACCGGCCCGCTGGACACCCCGGGCGGTGTGGAGCGGCTCGCCGGCTACAAGGAGGTGCTCGCCGAGGCGGGCGTCGAGCACGACGAGCGGCTGGTCGTCTCCGGCGACTACAGCCGGGCCAGCGGCGAGGCGGGCGCGGAGCTGCTGCTGGCGCAGGCGCCGGACCTGGACGCGGTGTTCGTGGCGTCCGACCTGATGGCGCAGGGCGTGCTGACCGCGCTCCAGCGGGCGGGGCGGCGGGTGCCTCAGGACGTGGCGGTGGGCGGCTTCGACGACTCCCCCGCGGCGACCGCGGCCAGCCCCTCCCTCACCACGATCCGCCAGCCCTGGGACCGGATCAGCAACGAGATGGTGCGTGTGCTGCTCGCCCAGATAGGGGGCGAGGATCCGGCGGCGGTGATCCTGCCGACGGAGCTGGTGAAGCGCGAGTCGACGTGA
- a CDS encoding VOC family protein: MTTTGLQTIIYPVKDLDQAKALFSVLLEVEPYADEPYYVGYKAAGQDIGLDPNGHAKGMTGPVPYWHVTDLRERLAALLAAGAELLQDAQDVGGGRLIAFVKDADGNLVGLIQDPVA; this comes from the coding sequence ATGACCACCACCGGACTGCAGACGATCATCTACCCCGTCAAGGACCTCGACCAGGCGAAGGCCCTGTTCAGCGTGCTGCTGGAGGTCGAGCCGTACGCCGACGAGCCGTACTACGTCGGTTACAAGGCGGCGGGCCAGGACATCGGCCTCGACCCCAACGGGCACGCCAAGGGCATGACCGGGCCGGTGCCGTACTGGCACGTCACGGACCTGCGCGAGCGGCTCGCGGCGCTGCTGGCGGCCGGGGCGGAGCTGCTCCAGGACGCGCAGGACGTCGGCGGCGGCCGGCTGATCGCCTTCGTGAAGGACGCGGACGGGAATCTCGTCGGGCTGATCCAGGACCCGGTCGCCTGA
- a CDS encoding MarR family winged helix-turn-helix transcriptional regulator, translating to MAAKTAAVGLEDRWRDILSVHARTMCEIDRALHPHGLGASDFEVLDILASEAPREGDQCRVQNLVGRVHLSQSALSRLIGRLEKDGLVERSVCVEDRRGVWVALTPKGRDLHTEVLPLQRTVLEQMLGPSPAPGDTEG from the coding sequence ATGGCAGCGAAGACGGCCGCGGTGGGCCTCGAGGATCGATGGCGGGACATCCTGTCGGTGCACGCGCGCACGATGTGCGAGATCGACCGGGCGCTGCACCCGCACGGCCTCGGCGCCAGCGACTTCGAGGTGCTCGACATCCTCGCCTCCGAGGCGCCCCGGGAGGGCGACCAGTGCCGGGTGCAGAACCTGGTGGGACGGGTCCATCTCAGCCAGAGCGCTCTGTCCCGCCTCATCGGCCGGCTGGAGAAGGACGGCCTGGTGGAGCGCTCCGTCTGTGTGGAGGACCGGCGCGGGGTGTGGGTCGCCCTCACCCCCAAGGGCCGTGACCTGCACACCGAGGTGCTGCCGCTGCAGCGGACGGTGCTGGAGCAGATGCTGGGCCCGAGTCCGGCCCCGGGCGACACCGAAGGCTAG
- a CDS encoding LysR family transcriptional regulator: MPRPVLDIVALRSLTAIADCGGFHRAAETLALSQSAVSQHVRKLEKTLGQAVVEREGRGTRFTPAGRLLLEQARRILAVHDEAARTLLDVDVDTVTIGSTEHAADQFLPRLTAAVQEVRPGCRVRYRIDRSARLVEAVERGSVDVAVYVTEAAATEGTPVGGLPLTWHATPGWRPPPAPAPVPLVAVEDPCAIRRRAIATLAAHGVPSTVVGDAGYLAGVLDIARTGQGVALLAAVGPTPDGLSPYTDLPAVTPIPMSALARRGTDPATVEAAFAAVRELLAY; the protein is encoded by the coding sequence ATGCCCCGACCCGTGCTCGACATCGTGGCCCTGCGCAGCCTGACCGCGATAGCCGACTGCGGCGGCTTCCACCGTGCCGCCGAGACGCTCGCCCTGAGTCAGTCCGCGGTCAGCCAGCATGTGCGCAAACTGGAGAAGACGCTGGGGCAGGCCGTCGTCGAACGCGAGGGCCGCGGCACCCGGTTCACCCCCGCGGGCCGACTGCTGCTCGAACAGGCCCGCCGTATCCTCGCCGTCCACGACGAGGCCGCACGCACCCTGCTCGACGTCGACGTCGACACGGTCACCATCGGCTCGACCGAACACGCCGCCGACCAGTTCCTGCCCCGGCTGACCGCCGCCGTGCAGGAGGTGCGCCCCGGCTGCCGCGTCCGCTACCGCATCGACCGCTCCGCCCGCCTGGTGGAGGCCGTGGAGCGCGGCAGCGTCGACGTCGCGGTGTACGTCACCGAGGCCGCCGCCACCGAGGGCACGCCCGTCGGCGGACTCCCGCTCACCTGGCACGCCACCCCCGGCTGGCGGCCGCCGCCCGCGCCCGCGCCCGTGCCGCTGGTCGCCGTCGAGGACCCGTGCGCGATCCGCCGCCGGGCCATCGCGACCCTCGCCGCGCACGGCGTGCCCTCGACGGTCGTCGGCGACGCCGGCTATCTCGCGGGCGTCCTCGACATCGCCCGCACCGGTCAGGGCGTCGCCCTCCTCGCCGCCGTCGGCCCGACCCCCGACGGCCTCAGCCCGTACACGGACCTGCCCGCCGTCACCCCCATCCCGATGAGCGCGCTGGCCCGCAGGGGAACGGACCCGGCGACGGTCGAGGCGGCGTTCGCGGCGGTACGGGAACTCCTGGCGTACTGA
- a CDS encoding alpha/beta hydrolase → MPSFSWDEPDGLAARGTLIVLAGRGEHGGVYERFGRRLAFDAYRVRALGDPSADPAVLDEAAKLLADESLPGPKVLVGSDTGASYAVRLAAEQTAGVDALILAGLPTAPWSGGSWDAEAEARTACPTHQDRLTNDPAFRRGALGETPELPELRLDLVRVPVLALHGADDTVSPLEAAREAYADTDVRLVAFHGGRHDVLNDAFHRTVAATVVLFLERLRLSPELPLIAAGPA, encoded by the coding sequence ATGCCCTCCTTCTCCTGGGACGAACCCGACGGCCTCGCCGCCCGCGGCACCCTGATCGTGCTCGCCGGACGCGGTGAACACGGCGGTGTGTACGAGCGGTTCGGCCGCCGGCTCGCCTTCGACGCCTACCGGGTCCGCGCCCTCGGCGATCCGTCCGCCGACCCCGCCGTCCTCGACGAGGCCGCGAAGCTGCTCGCCGACGAGTCCCTGCCGGGCCCCAAGGTGCTCGTGGGCTCCGACACGGGCGCCTCGTACGCCGTCCGGCTCGCCGCCGAGCAGACCGCGGGCGTCGACGCGCTGATCCTGGCCGGACTGCCCACCGCCCCCTGGAGCGGCGGGAGTTGGGACGCGGAGGCCGAGGCGCGCACCGCCTGCCCCACACATCAGGACAGGCTGACGAACGACCCCGCCTTCCGGCGCGGGGCCCTCGGCGAAACCCCGGAGCTGCCCGAGCTGCGCCTGGACCTCGTGCGGGTCCCGGTGCTGGCCCTGCACGGCGCGGACGACACGGTGAGCCCGCTGGAGGCGGCGCGCGAGGCCTACGCGGACACCGACGTGCGGCTGGTGGCCTTCCACGGCGGCCGGCACGACGTCCTCAACGACGCCTTCCACCGCACCGTCGCCGCGACCGTCGTGCTGTTCCTGGAACGACTGCGCCTCTCCCCCGAGCTGCCCCTGATCGCGGCGGGTCCGGCATGA
- a CDS encoding sulfurtransferase, whose product MSVTTTIEELRAALDSDRPPVVLDVRWALGDPHGREHYAEGHVPGAVYVDLDRELAAPPSPEGGRHPLPDLAALQTAARRWGVDGGRAVVVYDDLGNTAAARAWWLLRYAGVDEVTLLDGALGAWRAAGRPLESGIPAAPAPGEVVLRPGALPVTDADGAAELARTGLLLDARAGERYRGEMEPVDPRAGHIPGAVSAPTGENLAADGRFLPPEALRERFEKKGATHSTRAEDVGTAGAEGLGTAGASGAAARIGVYCGSGVTAAHQIAALEIAGFEAVLFPGSWSAWSADPARPAATGPSPA is encoded by the coding sequence ATGAGCGTGACGACGACGATCGAGGAGCTGCGCGCCGCCCTCGACTCCGACCGGCCGCCCGTCGTCCTCGACGTGCGCTGGGCGCTGGGCGATCCGCACGGCCGCGAGCACTACGCCGAGGGCCATGTCCCGGGGGCGGTCTACGTCGACCTGGACCGCGAGCTGGCCGCCCCGCCCAGCCCCGAGGGCGGCCGGCATCCGCTGCCCGACCTCGCCGCGCTGCAGACGGCGGCCCGTCGTTGGGGGGTCGACGGCGGCCGGGCGGTCGTGGTGTACGACGACCTGGGCAACACGGCGGCGGCCCGGGCCTGGTGGCTGCTGCGGTACGCGGGGGTCGACGAAGTGACCCTGCTCGACGGTGCGTTGGGCGCGTGGCGGGCGGCCGGGCGGCCGCTGGAGTCCGGGATCCCCGCCGCCCCGGCCCCGGGCGAGGTCGTGCTGCGGCCCGGTGCTCTGCCCGTCACCGACGCCGACGGCGCCGCCGAACTGGCCCGGACCGGGCTGCTGTTGGACGCCCGCGCCGGGGAGCGGTACCGGGGGGAGATGGAGCCGGTGGACCCGCGGGCCGGCCACATCCCGGGCGCGGTCTCGGCGCCCACCGGGGAGAACCTCGCGGCCGACGGACGATTCCTGCCGCCCGAGGCGCTGCGCGAGCGGTTCGAGAAGAAGGGGGCGACGCACTCGACGAGGGCGGAGGACGTAGGGACGGCAGGGGCGGAAGGTCTGGGGACGGCGGGGGCGTCGGGGGCGGCTGCCCGGATCGGCGTGTACTGCGGTTCCGGTGTCACGGCCGCCCACCAGATCGCCGCCCTGGAGATCGCCGGTTTCGAGGCCGTCCTCTTCCCCGGCTCCTGGTCCGCGTGGTCCGCCGATCCCGCCCGCCCGGCCGCGACCGGCCCCTCACCGGCCTGA
- a CDS encoding ABC transporter permease, which translates to MTTKPLEAAAPPAQDAPPDPTTSARVTIRGAAKSGRRRTVPRSVRRSAGPVGLVLLWFLASATGVLPESVLASPVDVIRQAVELTKSGELPSAIAASGRRAAVGFLVGAAVALSLSLLAGLFRLGEDVIDSSMGMFRAIPWVGLIPLFIVWFGIEETPKIALVALGVTYPLYFNIYGGIRSTDAQLVEAARMMGLGRLGLITYVILPSALPGALVGLRYALSTAWLALVFAEQINADAGLGYLMSNAQQYFRTDVIVLCLAVYALLGLACDFAVRILSRRLLTWRANFEGEA; encoded by the coding sequence ATGACGACGAAACCGCTGGAGGCGGCCGCGCCGCCCGCGCAGGACGCGCCGCCCGACCCGACCACATCCGCCCGCGTCACCATCCGCGGCGCCGCCAAGTCCGGCCGCCGCCGCACCGTCCCCCGTTCCGTACGCCGGTCCGCCGGTCCCGTGGGCCTGGTCCTGCTGTGGTTCCTGGCCTCGGCCACCGGAGTGCTCCCGGAGTCCGTGCTGGCCTCGCCCGTGGACGTGATCCGGCAGGCGGTGGAGCTGACGAAGAGCGGCGAACTCCCCAGCGCGATCGCCGCGTCGGGCCGCCGGGCCGCCGTCGGCTTCCTCGTCGGCGCCGCCGTCGCCCTGAGCCTCTCCCTGCTGGCCGGCCTGTTCCGGCTGGGCGAGGACGTCATCGACTCCTCGATGGGCATGTTCCGGGCGATCCCCTGGGTGGGTCTCATCCCCTTGTTCATCGTCTGGTTCGGCATCGAGGAGACCCCGAAGATCGCCCTGGTCGCGCTCGGCGTGACCTACCCGCTGTACTTCAACATCTACGGCGGCATCCGCTCCACCGACGCCCAACTCGTCGAGGCCGCCCGGATGATGGGGCTCGGCCGACTCGGACTGATCACGTACGTGATCCTGCCGAGCGCCCTGCCCGGTGCCCTCGTGGGGCTCCGGTACGCGCTGTCCACCGCCTGGCTGGCGCTGGTCTTCGCCGAGCAGATCAACGCGGACGCGGGCCTCGGCTATCTGATGAGCAACGCCCAGCAGTACTTCCGTACGGACGTCATCGTGCTGTGCCTGGCGGTGTACGCACTGCTCGGCCTCGCCTGTGACTTCGCCGTACGGATCCTTTCGCGCCGCCTGCTGACCTGGCGGGCCAACTTCGAGGGCGAGGCGTGA
- a CDS encoding ABC transporter ATP-binding protein, which produces MADSVEIRGLSRAFDGNTVLHALDLDIREGEFVALLGHSGCGKSTLLRILAGLDDEIGGEVTVPARRSAAFQSPRLLPWLKVWRNVVLGLPGRPDRELARRALDEVGIAERADVWPKTLSGGQAQRVSLARALVREPELLLLDEPFGALDALTRGKVQQLVAQLWKSHGCAILLVTHDVEEALLLADRVLVMDEGRIAHELTVDLPRPRDLTAPDFVTLRARLLGWLGVTRTLEGTSS; this is translated from the coding sequence ATGGCCGACAGTGTGGAAATACGGGGACTCTCACGGGCCTTCGACGGCAACACCGTGCTGCACGCGCTCGATCTCGACATCCGCGAGGGCGAGTTCGTGGCCCTGCTCGGGCACAGCGGCTGCGGCAAGTCGACGCTGCTGCGGATCCTGGCGGGGCTGGACGACGAGATCGGCGGCGAGGTGACCGTGCCCGCCCGGCGCAGCGCAGCGTTCCAGTCGCCGCGGCTGCTGCCCTGGCTGAAGGTGTGGCGCAACGTGGTCCTCGGGCTGCCCGGCCGCCCCGACAGGGAACTGGCGCGCAGGGCGCTGGACGAGGTCGGCATCGCGGAGCGGGCGGACGTCTGGCCCAAGACGCTCTCCGGCGGCCAGGCCCAGCGCGTCTCGCTGGCCCGCGCCCTGGTCCGCGAGCCCGAACTGCTGCTGCTCGACGAGCCGTTCGGCGCACTGGACGCGCTCACCCGCGGCAAGGTGCAGCAGCTGGTCGCCCAGCTGTGGAAGTCGCACGGCTGCGCGATCCTCCTGGTCACCCATGACGTGGAGGAGGCGCTGCTGCTCGCCGACCGGGTCCTGGTGATGGACGAGGGCCGCATCGCCCACGAGCTCACCGTCGACCTGCCCCGCCCCCGCGACCTCACCGCCCCCGACTTCGTCACCCTGCGCGCCCGTCTCCTGGGCTGGCTCGGCGTCACCCGCACTCTGGAAGGAACCTCCTCGTGA
- a CDS encoding ABC transporter substrate-binding protein, with the protein MIRRIASAALSLTALLALTGCGADSSADASAKGQVTLTIGDQAKTLQTIVAASGALKGAEYKVKWAEFQGAAPLYQAVQADAADTGFSADLPALQALSGGVKLKNIAALKNDGTHVGIVVRKDSGIDRVKDLKGQKVVVSSAKGSVSEYLLANVLKQNGLSYQDVKVQYLLPTDAQAAFASGKIKIWATFGVYQAVGLEQGGKLLVDGGDGRVSGIGFVNASDNALANSAKKNALSDFLQRLSTALKWTSTHKDAYAKAIVERNGADASVAKTLASAAYSQVLPITSDVNTTVQQVADLMNSIGVLDPNVDVAKTADTSLLK; encoded by the coding sequence GTGATCCGCAGAATCGCCTCCGCCGCACTGAGCCTCACCGCCCTGCTGGCGCTGACCGGCTGCGGTGCGGACTCCTCCGCCGACGCCTCGGCGAAGGGCCAGGTCACCCTCACCATCGGCGACCAGGCCAAGACCCTCCAGACGATCGTCGCCGCCTCGGGCGCGCTCAAGGGCGCCGAGTACAAGGTGAAGTGGGCCGAGTTCCAAGGTGCCGCGCCGCTCTACCAGGCGGTGCAGGCGGATGCCGCCGACACCGGGTTCTCCGCCGATCTGCCCGCACTCCAGGCACTGAGCGGCGGCGTCAAGCTCAAGAACATCGCCGCTCTCAAGAACGACGGCACGCACGTCGGGATCGTGGTCCGCAAGGACTCCGGCATCGACCGTGTGAAGGATCTCAAGGGCCAGAAGGTCGTGGTGTCCTCGGCGAAGGGCAGTGTCTCGGAGTATCTGCTGGCCAACGTCCTCAAGCAGAACGGGCTCAGCTACCAGGACGTCAAGGTGCAGTACCTGCTGCCGACCGACGCGCAGGCCGCCTTCGCCTCCGGGAAGATCAAGATCTGGGCGACCTTCGGCGTCTACCAGGCCGTCGGCCTGGAGCAGGGCGGCAAGCTCCTCGTCGACGGCGGGGACGGCCGGGTCAGCGGCATCGGTTTCGTCAACGCCTCCGACAACGCCCTCGCGAACTCCGCGAAGAAGAACGCCCTGAGCGACTTCCTCCAGCGCCTGAGCACGGCGTTGAAGTGGACCAGCACCCACAAGGACGCGTACGCGAAGGCCATCGTGGAGCGCAACGGCGCCGACGCGTCGGTGGCGAAGACGCTCGCCTCGGCCGCGTACAGCCAGGTGCTGCCGATCACGTCGGACGTCAACACGACGGTCCAGCAGGTGGCCGACCTCATGAACAGCATCGGGGTCCTCGACCCGAACGTGGACGTGGCCAAGACCGCCGACACCTCCCTGCTCAAGTGA